A single genomic interval of Bradyrhizobium sp. CCBAU 53338 harbors:
- the panC gene encoding pantoate--beta-alanine ligase, with the protein MRTIKTVRELRRALAGHKPNGRVGFVPTMGYLHDGHLALVKASRARCNTTVVSIFVNPAQFGPKEDLSVYPRDFPRDERLCREADVDIIFAPGAEEVYRSGFDTFVEPGAPAQPLCGPFRPGHFRGVTTVVCKLFNMVQPDLAFFGQKDFQQCAVVRRMVTDLNLPIEIVTVPTVRDPDGLAMSSRNRYLSAPERSSALSISRGLFAAKAVFQAGERDSIRLLSLARQTIEIDELQYLEIVDAETLTPATSELTRPAAICVAGYVGSTRLIDNILLDTTEARRLTAR; encoded by the coding sequence GTGCGCACCATAAAAACCGTCCGCGAGCTGCGCCGCGCCCTCGCTGGTCACAAACCGAATGGTCGCGTCGGATTTGTGCCCACAATGGGATACCTGCACGATGGTCATCTCGCGCTTGTTAAAGCGAGCCGGGCACGCTGCAACACCACGGTCGTCAGCATCTTCGTCAACCCGGCCCAGTTTGGCCCGAAGGAAGATCTCAGCGTGTATCCACGGGACTTCCCCCGAGACGAACGACTGTGCCGCGAGGCTGACGTCGATATTATCTTTGCTCCCGGGGCGGAGGAAGTGTATCGGTCGGGGTTCGACACCTTTGTCGAACCGGGTGCACCGGCACAGCCCCTCTGTGGCCCGTTCAGGCCCGGCCACTTTCGGGGTGTTACGACCGTCGTCTGCAAGCTGTTCAACATGGTGCAGCCTGATCTGGCGTTCTTCGGACAAAAGGACTTTCAGCAATGTGCCGTAGTGCGGCGGATGGTCACCGATCTCAATCTCCCGATCGAAATCGTCACCGTCCCGACGGTTCGCGATCCGGACGGGCTCGCCATGAGCAGCCGGAACCGCTATCTCAGCGCTCCTGAACGCAGCAGCGCCCTTTCCATCAGCCGCGGCCTTTTCGCAGCAAAGGCTGTCTTTCAGGCAGGCGAGCGCGATTCCATCCGGCTGTTGTCACTCGCCAGGCAGACTATAGAGATCGACGAGCTGCAATACCTGGAAATCGTCGATGCCGAAACGCTCACGCCAGCTACAAGCGAGCTGACGCGTCCTGCTGCGATTTGTGTCGCAGGTTATGTTGGCTCAACCCGGCTGATCGACAACATCCTGCTCGATACCACGGAGGCTCGCAGGCTGACCGCGCGGTGA
- the panB gene encoding 3-methyl-2-oxobutanoate hydroxymethyltransferase encodes MSHISQAPSARVTIPLLQQWKEERRRITMTTAYDAVTARIADSIVDILLVGDSVGNVCLGYDNTLPVSMPMMNYHLEAVARTRPRALLVADMPFLSFHVSPQETIRNAGGFLQRGADAVKLEGGAKRIDMIRALVQCEIPVMGHLGLTPQSVNVMGGFRVQGRTSEAALQLLEDAHRLEQAGCFALVLEGIPAELAARVTEILKIPTIGIGAGAKCSGQVLVFHDVVGLTEGHRPKFVRPYSNGFQVLQDALASWATDVREGTFPDAQESYRLPESLAEVVANWTPGERDGI; translated from the coding sequence ATGAGCCACATATCTCAAGCGCCCAGTGCGCGAGTGACGATTCCGCTCCTTCAACAATGGAAGGAGGAACGGCGGCGCATAACGATGACCACCGCCTATGACGCCGTGACAGCGCGGATTGCCGATTCCATCGTCGATATCCTCCTCGTGGGCGACAGCGTCGGCAATGTCTGTCTCGGCTACGACAATACCCTTCCGGTCAGCATGCCGATGATGAACTATCATCTGGAGGCTGTCGCGCGCACAAGACCTCGTGCGCTGCTCGTGGCTGATATGCCGTTTCTCAGCTTCCATGTCAGCCCGCAGGAAACTATCCGCAACGCAGGTGGCTTCCTGCAACGGGGAGCAGATGCCGTCAAGCTGGAAGGGGGCGCCAAGCGCATCGACATGATACGCGCGCTGGTCCAATGCGAAATCCCGGTGATGGGACACCTCGGCCTCACCCCGCAAAGCGTCAACGTCATGGGCGGCTTCAGGGTGCAGGGTCGCACGAGCGAGGCTGCATTGCAACTGCTCGAGGACGCGCACCGGTTAGAGCAAGCGGGATGCTTTGCGCTCGTGCTCGAGGGCATTCCGGCCGAGCTTGCAGCGCGTGTGACCGAGATCCTGAAGATTCCGACCATTGGGATCGGCGCGGGAGCGAAATGTTCGGGCCAGGTACTCGTGTTCCACGACGTGGTCGGATTGACGGAGGGGCACCGGCCGAAATTCGTGCGCCCCTATTCGAACGGATTTCAGGTCTTGCAGGATGCCCTCGCAAGCTGGGCGACCGATGTCCGGGAGGGCACATTTCCGGACGCTCAGGAGTCCTACCGTTTGCCGGAATCCCTGGCGGAGGTCGTCGCAAACTGGACGCCAGGCGAGCGGGACGGAATTTAG
- a CDS encoding ferredoxin family protein, whose translation MSTDRSARVEDRLFYNRYLLDPGHPHIKVRPHTMPSSELVSMLTTCPAHCYVANDKHQIEVAVDGCIECGTCRVICEERGDIEWSYPRGGYGVLFKFG comes from the coding sequence ATGTCGACCGACCGATCCGCGCGCGTCGAGGACAGGCTATTCTACAACCGCTACCTGCTTGATCCTGGGCACCCTCACATCAAGGTGCGGCCACACACGATGCCATCCTCGGAGCTCGTGAGCATGCTGACAACCTGCCCGGCTCACTGCTATGTAGCTAACGACAAGCACCAGATAGAAGTCGCCGTGGACGGCTGCATCGAGTGCGGCACTTGCCGCGTGATCTGCGAGGAGAGAGGTGACATCGAGTGGAGCTATCCGCGAGGTGGTTACGGCGTACTGTTCAAGTTTGGCTAA
- a CDS encoding electron transfer flavoprotein subunit alpha/FixB family protein, translating to MNTASEIGASPSSRAAAKKQLSDRFKTYKHVWVFIEQERGQVHSVSWELMGVGRKLADKLKVDLAAVVIGQEGEASQAAATESFCYGADLVYMVADDLLKDYRNESYIKALTKLVNSYKPEILLLGATTLGRDLAGSVATTLRTGLTADCTELDVDADGSLAATRPTFGGSLLCTIYTLNYRPQMATVRPRVMPVPERCARPIGRIITLPLGLVEDDIVTKVLSFLPDRDSARSNLAYADVVVAGGLGLGSSENFRLVRRLADVLGAEFGCSRPLVQKGWVTSDRQIGQTGKTIRPKLYIAAGISGAIQHRVGVDGADLIVAINTERNAPIFEFSHLGIVEDAIRLLPILTEAFRARLSPHSRDRIAG from the coding sequence ATGAATACCGCATCTGAAATCGGCGCTTCCCCTTCGAGTCGCGCCGCGGCTAAGAAGCAGCTGTCTGACCGCTTCAAGACCTACAAACATGTGTGGGTCTTCATCGAGCAAGAACGCGGCCAGGTCCACTCTGTATCCTGGGAGCTAATGGGCGTTGGCCGCAAGCTTGCTGACAAGCTCAAAGTTGATCTCGCCGCAGTGGTGATCGGGCAAGAGGGCGAGGCATCGCAGGCCGCCGCTACCGAGTCGTTCTGCTACGGAGCCGACCTTGTCTATATGGTCGCCGATGATCTGCTCAAGGACTATCGCAACGAATCCTATATCAAGGCGCTCACCAAGCTCGTCAATAGCTACAAGCCCGAGATCTTGCTCCTAGGCGCGACCACTCTAGGCCGCGACCTAGCAGGTTCAGTCGCAACGACATTGCGCACTGGTCTGACTGCCGATTGCACAGAGCTCGACGTCGATGCCGACGGTTCCCTCGCCGCGACGCGTCCGACCTTTGGCGGCTCGCTGCTATGCACGATCTATACGCTGAACTACCGTCCGCAGATGGCTACAGTCCGGCCGCGCGTGATGCCTGTGCCAGAACGCTGCGCGCGCCCGATCGGCCGCATCATCACCCTCCCGCTTGGACTTGTCGAGGACGATATCGTAACGAAGGTGCTGTCGTTCCTACCGGATCGCGATTCCGCACGATCCAATCTCGCTTATGCCGATGTTGTCGTTGCCGGAGGCCTCGGCCTTGGTTCGTCTGAAAACTTCCGGCTCGTGCGCCGGCTCGCCGACGTGCTAGGTGCCGAGTTTGGCTGCTCGCGCCCCCTGGTGCAAAAGGGTTGGGTCACATCCGACCGGCAAATTGGCCAAACCGGCAAAACCATCAGGCCAAAGCTCTACATCGCCGCCGGAATCTCCGGAGCCATTCAGCACCGCGTCGGTGTCGACGGCGCCGACCTTATCGTCGCCATCAACACCGAAAGGAACGCGCCTATCTTCGAGTTCTCGCATTTAGGCATTGTCGAGGACGCGATCCGGTTGCTGCCAATCCTGACCGAGGCGTTTCGCGCCCGGCTGTCGCCGCATTCGCGCGACCGGATCGCAGGATAG
- a CDS encoding HAD-IA family hydrolase — protein MFLFDLDMTLFDSSAIAQQRRFQMWDNVRQNMHLIRPFPAQGRAAPHELPALLRADGQRIGIVTSSPEWYATSVLQQFRIPYDVLVSYGNTQNHKPDPEPILEALRRVGVAATTETLYIGDDVGDIEASYHAGVTSVAVRWGPTSIFELSSSAPDVFMSKASTLLRREHSWPRLYWRSVSAAVLSLKSDDTHAKILGEAVGRAIATLDWAPDYVVPVPMKPSQQRNRFELLLNEAADHFDEDIELELKGLRVVKEIEGYKQMNSLERAEAIKGAFHSNFRWNNNKILLIDDVYTTGETTGECVRTLAASGAGEVRIMTLAKDQRVFARKTCPACGRSMKIRENHTTHFKFWGCSGYPHHCQNTENF, from the coding sequence ATGTTCCTGTTTGACCTCGACATGACGCTTTTCGATAGCTCGGCCATTGCGCAGCAACGTCGCTTTCAGATGTGGGACAATGTCCGGCAGAATATGCATCTGATCCGGCCGTTCCCCGCGCAAGGCCGCGCGGCGCCTCATGAGCTTCCCGCCCTTCTCAGGGCGGACGGACAGAGGATCGGCATCGTCACCTCTTCGCCTGAATGGTACGCGACTTCAGTCCTCCAGCAATTCCGCATCCCTTACGACGTGCTGGTCAGCTACGGCAATACCCAGAACCACAAACCCGACCCCGAGCCGATCCTGGAAGCGCTACGTCGTGTCGGCGTGGCTGCGACGACGGAAACGCTCTACATCGGTGATGATGTCGGTGACATCGAAGCCAGTTACCATGCCGGGGTGACTTCTGTTGCGGTCCGATGGGGGCCTACGTCAATCTTCGAGCTTTCCTCCAGTGCACCGGACGTCTTCATGTCGAAGGCATCCACCTTGCTGAGACGCGAACATTCCTGGCCGCGGCTATATTGGCGAAGCGTGAGCGCAGCCGTGTTGTCGCTGAAGAGTGATGATACCCACGCCAAGATTCTCGGTGAGGCCGTAGGTCGAGCCATCGCAACCCTCGACTGGGCACCGGACTATGTTGTGCCGGTTCCGATGAAGCCTTCTCAACAGCGCAATCGCTTTGAATTGCTGCTCAATGAGGCAGCAGATCATTTCGATGAGGACATCGAACTGGAGCTGAAGGGCCTGCGTGTCGTCAAGGAAATCGAGGGCTACAAGCAGATGAATTCGCTGGAGCGCGCCGAAGCAATCAAAGGCGCTTTCCATTCTAATTTCAGATGGAACAATAACAAGATCTTGCTGATCGACGATGTCTACACGACCGGGGAGACCACCGGGGAATGTGTCCGGACACTCGCCGCCAGCGGCGCCGGCGAAGTCAGGATCATGACGCTGGCGAAGGACCAGCGGGTATTTGCTCGCAAGACCTGCCCCGCCTGCGGTCGCTCTATGAAAATCCGGGAGAATCACACAACCCATTTCAAATTCTGGGGCTGCTCGGGTTATCCTCACCACTGCCAAAACACTGAAAACTTCTAG
- a CDS encoding DUF2934 domain-containing protein — protein sequence MAFPTEEQIKNKAHELWEKAGRPEGRELEFWHQAERELQEQAERGAPENGSPDAI from the coding sequence ATGGCATTCCCGACCGAAGAGCAGATCAAAAACAAGGCCCACGAGCTCTGGGAGAAAGCAGGCAGGCCGGAAGGGCGCGAACTCGAATTCTGGCATCAAGCCGAACGCGAGCTGCAGGAGCAGGCAGAGCGCGGCGCTCCGGAAAATGGCTCGCCTGACGCGATTTAG
- a CDS encoding FAD-dependent oxidoreductase, with translation MTAETFDIIVVGAGMAGNAAALTLAKHGLKVLQLERGEYPGSKNVQGAILYADMLEALVANFRQDAPLERHLVEQRFWMMDDRSHTGLHYRSDDFNEERPNRYTIIRAQFDRWFSQKVREAGATVLCETTATELMQDANGKVVGVRTDRADGEIHAGAVVLAEGVNGLLGTRAGVRKRPTPDTVALAVKEMHFLPREVIEARFNLKGDEGLVIEAAGTISRGMTGMGFIYTNKECISLGIGCLVAHFTSTGETPYGLLDRFKRHPSVAPLIEGSEVKEYAAHLIPEGGFKAIPQLYGEGWVVVGDAAQLNNAMHREGSNLAMTSGRLAAEAIIQVKSRGAPMTATNLSIYKTMLDHSFVIRDLRKYKDMPALMHTYSRNFFLTYPELVSESMQNFLRVDGTPKAEKEKQSLNSFVKSRSWSGLLGDAVRLARAWR, from the coding sequence GTGACCGCGGAAACATTTGACATCATCGTCGTCGGGGCAGGTATGGCCGGCAATGCAGCGGCGCTCACGCTTGCCAAGCACGGCCTGAAGGTTCTTCAGCTCGAGCGTGGCGAATATCCCGGGTCGAAGAACGTGCAGGGTGCGATCCTCTATGCCGATATGCTGGAGGCGCTTGTCGCTAACTTTCGACAAGACGCGCCGCTTGAGCGGCATCTGGTCGAACAGCGCTTCTGGATGATGGATGACCGCTCTCACACCGGCCTGCACTACCGCTCCGACGACTTCAACGAAGAAAGGCCGAACCGCTATACTATCATCCGCGCTCAGTTCGATAGGTGGTTCTCGCAGAAAGTTCGCGAAGCTGGCGCCACGGTGCTATGCGAGACAACGGCAACCGAACTAATGCAAGATGCTAACGGCAAGGTGGTGGGTGTGCGGACTGACCGCGCCGATGGCGAGATCCATGCTGGCGCGGTGGTCCTCGCGGAAGGCGTCAACGGCCTTCTTGGCACGCGGGCCGGCGTACGCAAGCGGCCTACGCCGGACACGGTCGCACTCGCCGTGAAGGAGATGCACTTCCTACCGCGCGAAGTTATCGAGGCCCGCTTCAATCTTAAGGGCGATGAAGGGCTCGTCATTGAGGCTGCGGGCACCATCTCCCGCGGCATGACAGGCATGGGCTTCATCTACACCAATAAGGAATGCATCTCCCTTGGCATCGGATGCCTGGTCGCGCACTTCACAAGCACCGGGGAAACACCGTATGGTCTGCTCGATCGCTTCAAGCGGCATCCTTCGGTCGCTCCGCTGATCGAGGGATCGGAAGTCAAGGAATATGCCGCTCACCTCATTCCCGAGGGTGGCTTCAAGGCCATTCCGCAGCTATATGGCGAGGGCTGGGTCGTCGTAGGCGACGCCGCTCAACTCAACAACGCTATGCATCGCGAGGGCTCAAACCTCGCAATGACATCGGGGCGACTCGCGGCCGAAGCGATCATCCAAGTCAAGTCGCGCGGCGCCCCAATGACAGCGACGAATCTGTCAATTTACAAGACGATGTTGGACCATTCGTTTGTCATTAGGGACCTAAGGAAGTACAAAGACATGCCCGCGCTGATGCACACCTACTCCCGGAACTTTTTTCTGACATATCCGGAGCTCGTCTCGGAATCGATGCAGAATTTCTTGCGGGTCGACGGGACACCAAAGGCCGAAAAGGAAAAGCAATCACTAAACTCCTTCGTCAAGAGCCGTTCGTGGAGCGGCCTGCTCGGTGATGCCGTTCGCCTCGCGCGCGCTTGGCGGTAA